From the genome of Vicia villosa cultivar HV-30 ecotype Madison, WI linkage group LG2, Vvil1.0, whole genome shotgun sequence, one region includes:
- the LOC131646986 gene encoding DNA mismatch repair protein MSH4: MEDDGGEGSSFLVSIIENRAKEVGLAAFDLRSASLHLSQYIETSSLYENTKTLLHFYDPIVIIVPPNKSVSNSTSAVTELVDRFYGSAKKAVLSRGCFDDTKGAILIKNLAARDPSALGLDTYYKQYYLCLAAAAAVLKWTEAEKGVVVTNHSLSVTFNGTFDHMNIDATSVQNLEIIEPFHSSLLGTSNKKRSLFHMLKTTKTIGGSRLLRANLLQPLKDIETINARLDCLDELMNNEQLFFALCQVLRKFPKETDRVLCHFCFKPKKVTIEAISVDRAKKSQVLVSSVILLKTALDALPLLSKALKDAKSFLLSNIYKSVCENEKYDLIKKRIEEVIDEDVLHARVPFVACTQQCFAVKAEIDGLLDISRRSFCETSEAIHTLANNYREDFKLPNLKLTFKNRQGFHFIIPQKNIQGKLPSKFIQIVKHGNNIHCSTLELASLNARNKSAAAECYTRTEVCLEELMDAIRENVSALTLLAEMLCLLDMIVNSFSHMISTKPVDQYTRPEFTENGPMAIDAGRHPILESIHNDFVANNLFLSEASNMVIVTGPNMSGKSTFLQQVCLIVILAQVGCYVPARFSTLRVVDRVFTRMGAVDNLESNSSTFMTEMKETAFIMQNVSQRSLIVMDELGRATSSSDGFAIAWSCCEHLLSLKAYTIFATHMENISELATIYSNVKIHHFHVELINNHLEFKFQLKEGPKHIPHYGLLLAEVAGLPSSVIETARMITSRISDKEKKRMEVNCLQNHSIQNAYHVAQRLLCLKYSNQDEDTIRQALHNLKEYCVKQKL; the protein is encoded by the exons GTTGGACTAGCTGCTTTTGATTTGAGGTCTGCTTCACTGCACCTTTCACAATATATTGAAACTAGCAGTTTATATGAAAACACAAAGACATTGCTGCATTTCTATGATCCCATTGTTATCATTGTTCCTCCAAACAAGTCAGTTTCCAATTCTACAAGTGCAGTTACAGAATTGGTTGATAGATTTTATGGTTCGGCCAAGAAG GCAGTGCTGTCCCGTGGTTGTTTCGATGACACAAAG GGCGCTATCTTAATAAAAAACCTAGCCGCGAGGGATCCTTCAGCACTTGGTTTGGACACTTATTACAAGCAGTATTATCTGTGCTTGGCTGCCGCCGCCGCTGTTTTAAAGTG GACAGAAGCAGAAAAAGGGGTGGTTGTTACCAATCACTCATTGTCG GTCACCTTTAATGGAACATTTGACCACATGAATATTGATGCGACCAG CGTCCAAAATTTGGAAATTATTGAGCCATTTCATTCTTCCCTACTGGGAACAAGCAATAAAAAGAGAAGTTTGTTTCACATGCTCAAGACAACTAAAACTATTGGAGG GAGTAGGCTCCTTCGTGCCAATTTGTTGCAGCCTTTAAAAGACATTGAAACAATCAATGCTCGTCTAGATTGCCTA GATGAACTGATGAACAACGAACAACTATTTTTTGCCCTCTGTCAGGTTTTACGTAAATTTCCAAAAGAGACTG ATAGAGTTTTATGTCACTTCTGCTTTAAGCCGAAGAAAGTTACAATTGAGGCCATATCAGTTGATCGTGCTAAAAAGAGTCAAGTGCTAGTATCAAGTGTAATCCTCCTTAAAACTGCTTTAGATGCTCTTCCATTACTGTCTAAG GCGCTTAAGGATGCAAAGAGTTTCCTTCTTTCAAATATCTACAAATCTGTTTgtgaaaatgaaaaatatgatCTTATTAAGAAAAG GATAGAGGAAGTTATTGATGAAGATGTGCTTCATGCGCGGGTTCCTTTTGTTGCCTGCACTCAGCAATGCTTTGCTGTTAAGGCTGAAATTGATGGTCTCTTGGATATTTCACGAAGATCATTTTGTGAAACCAGTGAAG CTATCCACACTCTTGCAAACAATTATCGAGAGGATTTCAAGTTGCCAAATTTAAAGCTTACTTTCAAAAACAGGCAGGGATTCCACTTTATTATACCTCAGAAGAATATTCAAGGGAAGCTTCCAAGCAAGTTCATTCAG ATTGTAAAACATGGGAACAATATTCATTGCTCAACTTTGGAGCTAGCATCT TTGAACGCTAGGAATAAATCTGCAGCTGCAGAATGCTATACAAGAACAGAGGTTTGTCTGGAAG AACTAATGGATGCGATCCGTGAGAATGTCTCTGCATTGACACTGCTAGCTGAGATGCTGTGTTTGTTAGATATGATTGTTAACTCATTTTCTCATATGATTTCAACTAAGCCCGTCGATCAATATACAAGGCCCGAATTTACGG AAAATGGGCCAATGGCAATTGATGCTGGTAGACACCCAATCTTGGAGAGCATACACAATGACTTTGTT GCCAACAATTTGTTTCTCTCTGAAGCCTCAAACATGGTGATTGTGACAGGCCCCAATAT GAGCGGAAAGAGTACTTTCCTTCAACAAGTGTGTCTCATAGTTATTCTTGCTCAAGTTGGGTGTTATGTTCCTGCCCGCTTCTCGACTTTGAGGGTAGTTGATCGTGTTTTCACAAGGATGGGTGCAGTTGATAATCTTGAATCAAACTCTAGCACG TTCATGACAGAGATGAAAGAGACAGCTTTTATCATGCAAAATGTCTCACAGAG GAGTCTGATTGTTATGGACGAACTTGGTAGGGCTACTTCTTCATCTGATGGATTTGCAATTGCATGGAGCTGCTGCGAACATCTTTTGTCACTTAAAGC GTATACCATATTTGCCACTCATATGGAGAATATATCGGAATTAGCAACAATCTATTCTAACGTGAAAATTCATCACTTTCATGTCGAATTAATAAACAACCATTTGGAGTTCAAG TTTCAACTTAAGGAAGGACCAAAGCATATCCCCCATTATGGACTTCTCTTAGCAGAAGTGGCAGGATTACCAAGTTCAGTTATTGAGACAGCCAGAATGATCACATCAAGGATTTCAGATAAG GAAAAGAAAAGAATGGAGGTCAACTGCTTGCAgaatcattcaatccagaatGCTTATCATGTTGCACAAAGATTGTTATGCCTGAAATATTCCAATCAAGATGAAGATACAATTCGGCAAGCTTTGCATAATCTCAAGGAATACTGCGTCAAGCAAAAGCTTTAA